One stretch of Methanobacteriaceae archaeon DNA includes these proteins:
- a CDS encoding Hsp20/alpha crystallin family protein produces MRNDITESKHGMKKNTQKKVEKGKDWGEEKKEGVKNKMGDAKDSAKDMKEDASSRIEEVKEDASDKKEEVEEKLGEFKKEAEDQKEKLEKESKKEGVTPAEKLLNDLVSKFKEGKVQIDEAISDYKKPETSSKPLVDVLETNDTIILIVDISGVKKEDIDIGISRNRVEITAMFQKEHEIEGAKFTQKERCYGKINRTINLSTEIKVKEATAKYKECKLTITLPKVVEEITKVNIED; encoded by the coding sequence ATGAGAAATGATATAACTGAATCAAAACATGGAATGAAAAAAAATACCCAGAAAAAAGTTGAAAAAGGGAAAGATTGGGGTGAAGAAAAAAAAGAAGGGGTAAAAAATAAGATGGGTGATGCTAAGGATTCTGCTAAAGATATGAAAGAGGATGCTAGCAGTAGGATAGAGGAAGTTAAAGAAGATGCTTCTGATAAAAAAGAAGAAGTAGAGGAAAAATTAGGTGAATTTAAAAAAGAAGCTGAAGACCAGAAAGAAAAGCTTGAAAAAGAGAGTAAAAAAGAAGGGGTTACTCCTGCAGAGAAATTATTGAACGATCTAGTATCTAAATTCAAGGAAGGAAAAGTGCAAATTGATGAGGCCATATCTGATTACAAGAAACCTGAAACATCATCCAAACCATTAGTTGATGTTCTGGAAACCAATGATACTATCATATTAATAGTCGATATTTCTGGTGTCAAAAAAGAGGATATAGATATTGGTATTTCAAGAAATAGAGTAGAAATAACAGCTATGTTCCAAAAAGAACATGAAATTGAAGGTGCTAAATTCACTCAAAAAGAGAGATGTTATGGCAAAATAAATAGAACTATAAATCTTTCGACGGAAATTAAAGTTAAAGAAGCCACAGCTAAATACAAAGAATGTAAACTGACCATCACTCTCCCTAAAGTGGTAGAAGAGATAACAAAAGTAAATATTGAAGATTAA
- a CDS encoding PRC-barrel domain-containing protein, translating into MKISDELLGKDVIDESGDQIGLVNDVEWDFKTNTVKSIILKEAGISAKIGLGDHKIVPYEMIETIGDKVLIKGRVFKNE; encoded by the coding sequence ATGAAAATATCAGATGAATTACTTGGAAAAGATGTTATAGATGAATCTGGAGACCAAATAGGGTTAGTTAATGATGTTGAATGGGATTTTAAAACCAACACCGTAAAATCCATTATTTTAAAAGAAGCAGGGATATCTGCAAAAATTGGACTGGGTGATCATAAAATAGTGCCTTATGAAATGATTGAAACTATTGGGGATAAAGTTCTAATTAAAGGCAGAGTTTTTAAGAATGAATAA